A region from the Triticum aestivum cultivar Chinese Spring chromosome 3D, IWGSC CS RefSeq v2.1, whole genome shotgun sequence genome encodes:
- the LOC123075899 gene encoding dnaJ homolog subfamily B member 1: MGSVDYYEILNVDRSATDDDLRRAYRRLAMRWHPDKNPTGDKDSEAKFKDITQAYNVLSDASKRAVYDQYGEEGLKGPPQQPVDDIFAEFFGSTPFTYCNNARGRQRPACDGSGFGRPYGAGDQGGGAPPRAPPVETKLACTLEELYTGITKNMKISRNVVDSSGRMKTESEVLSIEVKPGWKKGTKITFPGKGNQQWNQLPADLVFAIDERPHHMYRRDGKDLVTDVRLTLAEALGMVIVLPTLDGRELAVDVGGGQEEEAPMVRPGYELVVPMEGMPIAREPGRRGSLRIRFDVIFPDRLKRDARLQIKRILEADAA; this comes from the exons ATGGGATCGGTGGACTACTACGAGATCCTGAATGTCGACCGGAGCGCGACCGACGACGACCTCCGCAGGGCCTACCGGCGGCTGGCCATGCGGTGGCACCCGGACAAGAACCCCACCGGCGACAAGGACTCCGAGGCCAAGtttaaggacatcacccaagcctaCAAC GTTCTCAGCGATGCTAGTAAGAGGGCAGTGTACGACCAGTATGGGGAGGAGGGGCTCAAGGGCCCGCCACAGCAGCCCGTCGACGACATCTTCGCCGAGTTCTTCGGAAGCACGCCCTTCACGTACTGCAATAACGCGCGCGGCAGACAGCGGCCGGCGTGCGACGGCAGCGGCTTCGGACGGCCTTACGGCGCCGGGGATCAGGGCGGCGGGGCGCCACCACGTGCGCCGCCGGTCGAGACCAAACTGGCGTGCACGCTGGAGGAGCTCTACACGGGCATCACCAAAAATATGAAGATCTCCAGGAATGTCGTCGACTCCAGCGG GAGGATGAAGACGGAGTCCGAGGTTTTATCGATCGAGGTGAAGCCGGGGTGGAAGAAGGGTACCAAGATCACGTTCCCTGGCAAGGGCAACCAGCAGTGGAACCAGCTCCCTGCTGACCTGGTGTTTGCCATCGACGAAAGGCCACACCACATGTACCGCCGCGACGGGAAGGACCTGGTCACGGATGTCCGTCTCACCCTCGCGGAGGCCCTAGGCATGGTGATCGTGCTCCCCACCCTCGATGGCCGAGAACTGGCGGTGGACGtgggcggcggccaggaggaggAAGCCCCCATGGTTCGCCCCGGCTATGAGCTCGTGGTACCGATGGAGGGCATGCCCATCGCCCGCGAGCCCGGCCGTCGGGGAAGCCTCAGAATTCGGTTTGATGTCATATTCCCGGACCGGCTCAAGCGCGATGCGCGCCTGCAGATCAAGAGAATCCTGGAGGCCGACGCCGCTTGA